A portion of the Malania oleifera isolate guangnan ecotype guangnan chromosome 3, ASM2987363v1, whole genome shotgun sequence genome contains these proteins:
- the LOC131150331 gene encoding UPF0481 protein At3g47200-like — MDLNKCVKEITTWDARVRGCYAEKIEVSIKELAEIVLVDGVFIIEVLLRFGADDADRNNCTTSDNNNSDPRHFKAWALSSLRPDMVLLENQLPFFVLEGLFNMAFPANERILMTSLLDLSLKYFHDLMLTTPPASKKDLPQSEIQHFVDLLRICHLPSSLRRPTATSPTAQRVSISNATQLQDAGMKVKKSKKTRLLDIDYKAGKRQIPHMKIRDGTEIVLRNLIALEIFRYRHDSYIIDYVYFMDDFIDNTKDVDLLIRNGIIENWLGDNYSVAVMFNNLTNETSLSGSNFYYHDTCERMTKFCKVARHRWVATLKREYCSTPWRIASTSAAIFFLLLTFAQTLGISL, encoded by the coding sequence ATGGATTTGAATAAATGCGTCAAGGAGATTACAACATGGGATGCAAGAGTCCGCGGTTGTTACGCTGAGAAAATTGAAGTCAGCATCAAAGAACTAGCAGAAATTGTCCTGGTGGATGGCGTTTTCATTATCGAGGTCTTGCTGAGGTTTGGCGCTGATGATGCTGATCGTAACAATTGTACCACGAGTGACAACAACAATAGCGACCCCAGACATTTTAAAGCATGGGCGCTGTCCAGCTTGCGGCCTGACATGGTATTGCTGGAAAACCAGCTTCCGTTCTTCGTTCTTGAGGGTCTGTTCAACATGGCTTTCCCTGCTAACGAGCGTATATTAATGACCTCACTGCTTGATCTCTCTCTGAAATATTTCCATGACTTGATGCTAACGACGCCGCCCGCGTCAAAGAAAGACTTGCCCCAATCCGAGATACAGCACTTCGTTGATTTACTAAGAATCTGTCATCTCCCGTCATCCCTCCGCAGGCCGACAGCCACTTCTCCGACCGCCCAACGCGTGTCCATAAGCAATGCAACACAGCTGCAGGATGCCGGAATGAAGGTCAAGAAAAGCAAAAAGACTCGACTGCTGGATATCGACTACAAGGCCGGGAAGCGGCAAATCCCGCACATGAAAATCAGAGACGGGACGGAAATCGTTCTCAGAAATCTCATTGCCTTGGAGATATTTCGCTACAGACACGATAGTTACATTATAGATTATGTTTACTTCATGGATGACTTCATTGACAACACCAAAGACGTGGACCTGCTCATTCGAAATGGCATCATCGAGAACTGGCTGGGCGACAACTACTCGGTGGCGGTAATGTTCAACAATCTCACCAACGAGACGTCGCTGAGTGGAAGCAACTTCTACTATCATGACACTTGTGAACGCATGACCAAGTTCTGCAAAGTTGCGCGGCACCGTTGGGTGGCAACCCTGAAGCGCGAGTATTGCAGCACTCCGTGGAGAATTGCTTCTACCTCTGCCGCCATCTTTTTCCTGCTCCTCACTTTTGCACAAACCCTTGGCATTTCGTTGTAG